One Phalacrocorax aristotelis chromosome Z, bGulAri2.1, whole genome shotgun sequence DNA window includes the following coding sequences:
- the TUSC1 gene encoding tumor suppressor candidate gene 1 protein: MRRMRVLQGRWGSEGSARRGRAGLGAATGSSIGGGAGGGQDGWRGQSRGSPQQLAERYADLAASHSEALRQREEREWHNARLRQENARLRLENRRLRRENRCLFRQALLGPSPGCPHNAAAADRGEEAEALRDQLGRLQEKHRRALQHLRRCRAAGAVEPDDGDLDELLKEDEQPPFAREQPLEKRMLVPLV, from the coding sequence ATGAGGCGCATGCGCGTTCTGCAGGGGCGCTGGGGCTCCGAGGGCTCAGCGCGgaggggccgggctgggctcgGCGCCGCCACCGGTAGCAGCatcggcggcggggcgggcggcggccaGGACGGGTGGCGGGGCCAGTCACGGGGCTCGCCGCAGCAGCTGGCGGAGCGGTACGCGGACCTGGCGGCCAGCCACAGCGAGGCGCTGCGTCAGCGGGAGGAGCGGGAGTGGCATAACGCGCGGCTCCGCCAGGAGAACGCGCGGCTACGGCTGGAGAACCGCCGCCTACGCCGGGAGAACCGCTGCCTCTTCCGCCAGGCCTTGCTGGGGCCCAGCCCCGGCTGTCCCCACaacgccgccgccgccgaccGGGGCGAGGAGGCGGAGGCCCTGCGCGACCAGCTAGGGCGGCTGCAAGAGAAGCACCGCCGGGCCTTGCAGCACCTGCGGCGCTGCCGGGCCGCCGGCGCGGTGGAGCCGGACGACGGCGACCTGGACgagctgctgaaggaggacGAGCAGCCGCCGTTTGCTCGCGAGCAGCCGCTTGAGAAGAGGATGCTGGTGCCGCTGGTGTAG